The following are encoded together in the Solenopsis invicta isolate M01_SB chromosome 14, UNIL_Sinv_3.0, whole genome shotgun sequence genome:
- the LOC105207644 gene encoding uncharacterized protein LOC105207644, which produces MSASAPDLDETITNAEYCIHDGYLVDDEVDQVDLSDLRLDDDDDWLYMPPQCPIESPIQDLYAWLKTEPELDVRNNKKCIDTRTFTRPKKRSARMSFESIFEGLSPPMTDIQKLQYTENVTLIENEEKYLSPTIRNKESVPSILKPSTSTAMNNLSDENFITSGQESLEAFLNMSQSKGIDSFINLGEPEFNDMLMNVSQPSVLYTSVIASKNESMYNKNDTVINENTAQNSDTKEGSNGDVNETFAIQDIDNTITVDEINYTENTLSNIRKEILQLNKGLNETFNTETLAGTSMSRSSLDKEESTPLSSTFVTEPNAALVQLQNLSSNGIKSLNTTYLFSAKDAERSNSPILINDTYVPTMHANKADLNVTCNILPDEIASAVLSTRETQARESALDISFKVPGHQSTPMNPNILDPTSKSTTKRLDQPQSIAYSTSLKAPTSLRRELLAEIQRSNERKLDATYNHIPSEHLGLRETEEDIHVARNETDIPPTNRYHTYKKTTTNNQRVSQNETAVTAQKELPMDQRKFYTFTKKSHPVERIDNIAGEIVETRPNMDSTFCKPHVSLMQQKKNIPRTLSKLPQFLQKSNPNLVSSSMKSAGAGVLVDRAGISGIGYIKGSQPNIMQNITEKSQLSSKLFPYGKIKSGSEQRLPEANVNMNNQFPMKGATAGSTESIESTHSVHSAPDLDDRLSTYSDNSNSCTKQTIEQLHKLVRMQEESLQQDSAPRHVLENTWIEEKINLPSPILKNGLEYSEGNGHSQNTDLSMKCSSPIVSPTGSSHALNNDGNAEGNVAKAKDETVVIEKAKDPNQVVPKIENKTRLRQPTNWSAGNKPAAVISGIPRPASRIPAPRFVRPSAKTTQSDLRKGCT; this is translated from the exons atgtcAGCGAGCGCTCCGGATCTGGATGAGACTATAACGAACGCGGAATACTGCATTCACGATGGCTACCTCGTTGACGACGAGGTCGACCAAGTCGACCTGTCGGACCTACGGctcgatgacgatgacgactg GTTGTACATGCCTCCGCAATGCCCAATCGAGTCTCCAATCCAGGATTTATATGCCTGGCTGAAGACTGAACCCGAATTGGATGTTCGAA ataacAAAAAATGCATCGACACGAGAACATTCACAAGACCTAAGAAACGATCGGCTCGAATGAGTTTTGAATCAATTTTCGAAGGACTATCGCCTCCCATGACAGATATACAAAAGCTGCAATATACGGAAAACGTTACGCTTATTGAAAAT gaagaaaaatatttgtctccaacaattagaaataaagaATCTGTACCATCGATCCTCAAACCATCTACTAGCACAGCTATGAACAACCTATCCGacgaaaattttataacatcagGGCAGGAAAGCCTGGAAGCTTTCCTAAACATGTCGCAGTCCAAAGGAATAGATTCGTTTATCAACTTAGGCGAACCCGAGTTCAACGATATGTTGATGAACGTGTCGCAGCCTTCGGTTTTGTACACGTCCGTTATCGCATCTAAAAATGAGTCTATGTACAATAAAAACGACACAGTAATAAATGAAAACACTGCTCAAAATAGCGACACGAAAGAAGGCTCAAACGGTGACGTCAATGAAACATTCGCGATTCAAGATATTGACAATACGATTACTGTAGATGAGATAAATTATACTGAAAATACTCTAAGCAACATCCGTAAAGAAATTCTTCAATTGAATAAAGGTTTGAACGAAACGTTTAACACTGAAACTCTTGCTGGAACGTCAATGTCAAGATCAAGTCTCGACAAAGAAGAGTCGACCCCTTTGTCTTCCACTTTCGTAACCGAGCCTAATGCTGCCCTCGtgcaattacaaaatttatcgaGTAATGGCATTAAGTCACTAAACACCACATATTTGTTCTCGGCGAAAGATGCTGAGAGATCGAATTCGCCCATATTAATTAACGATACCTACGTACCTACGATGCATGCAAATAAAGCGGATTTGAATGTAACGTGTAATATTTTGCCGGATGAAATCGCATCCGCGGTGCTCTCCACACGCGAGACACAAGCGCGTGAGAGCGCTTTAGACATATCTTTCAAAGTGCCTGGCCACCAATCCACGCCGATGAATCCAAATATACTGGACCCAACGTCGAAATCCACTACAAAACGCCTGGACCAGCCGCAATCAATCGCGTATTCCACGTCTTTAAAAGCTCCTACATCATTGAGGCGAGAGTTGCTGGCAGAAATTCAACGAAGCAACGAGCGCAAGCTGGACGCTACGTATAATCATATCCCTAGCGAGCATCTCGGCTTGAGGGAGACCGAGGAAGATATTCACGTAGCTAGGAATGAGACTGATATTCCTCCGACAAACAGATATCACACGTACAAAAAGACTACGACAAACAATCAGCGTGTAAGTCAGAACGAAACGGCTGTAACTGCTCAAAAGGAATTACCAATGGACCAACgtaaattttatactttcacCAAAAAAAGTCATCCTGTCGAAAGAATCGACAATATTGCCGGCGAAATTGTCGAGACGCGTCCGAATATGGATAGCACGTTTTGCAAACCTCATGTTTCGTTAATGCAGCAGAAGAAAAACATCCCGAGAACGTTGTCGAAGTTACCTCAGTTCTTGCAGAAGTCCAATCCCAATCTTGTATCGAGTTCGATGAAGAGCGCTGGCGCCGGTGTGCTCGTTGATCGCGCGGGTATATCCGGTATAGGATACATCAAAGGCTCGCAACCCAATATCATGCAGAACATCACAGAGAAGTCACAGCTGTCGAGCAAGTTGTTTCCGTATGGCAAGATAAAGAGCGGCTCCGAGCAACGGTTACCCGAGGCTAATGTGAATATGAATAATCAGTTTCCGATGAAAGGTGCGACTGCCGGTTCAACGGAGAGTATAGAGAGCACTCATAGTGTTCACAGCGCTCCCGATCTGGATGATAGACTCAGTACATACTCCGACAACAGTAATTCGTGCACCAAACAAACGATCGAGCAATTACATAAGCTGGTGCGAATGCAGGAAGAGA GTTTACAGCAGGATTCAGCGCCTAGACACGTTCTAGAGAACACGTggattgaagaaaaaataaatttgccttcCCCGATtctaaaaaatggtttagaatATAGCGAGGGTAATGGGCATTCGCAAAATACTGACTTAAGTATGAAATGTAGCTCTCCAATAGTCAGTCCCACTGGGTCTAGTCATGCATTAAACAACGATg GAAATGCCGAAGGTAACGTGGCAAAAGCTAAGGATGAAACTGTAGTGATTGAAAAGGCAAAG GACCCAAATCAAGTAGTGCCTAAAATTGAGAATAAGACTCGGTTGAGGCAGCCAACCAATTGGAGTGCCGGAAATAAGCCAGCTGCTGTGATAAGCGGAATTCCTAGACCCGCATCGCGTATACCGGCTCCCAGATTTGTTCGACCGAGCGCGAAAACCACTCAATCCGACTTAAGAAAAGGATGCACATGA
- the LOC105207645 gene encoding protein king tubby isoform X1, whose amino-acid sequence MTSLDLRQQKLEQQRQLIAQKMKQKRQSGASGMVQASNVSSAQLTNHSNKWLTSNKELHAYDGPLQYTMFQTNTDVGPYVERKDSEGTINAVVGDSLYESSQSTDFADDESSPIDLHSPAETLPCSSPLRVAPSEGTNTLTSRDNNSSSPELEGNIVGNIEQFVLQPANKQMHYKCRITRDRKGVDRGLYPTYFLHLERDYGRKIFLLAARKRKRSATSNYLISTDPTDMSRGGESYVGKLRSNLLGTQFTIYDNGYSLMKDDKRDERSNPRQELAAVVYDTNVLGFKGPRKMTVIIPGMMPDQKRVEICPRVESETLLERWKLKQMDNLIELHNKTPVWNDDTQSYVLNFHGRVTQASVKNFQVVHDSDVDYVIMQFGRVSEDVFTMDYRFPLCTVQAFAIALSSFDSKLACE is encoded by the exons ATGACATCTCTGGACTTGCGACAGCAGAAGCTGGAACAACAG AGGCAACTGATTGCGCAGAAGATGAAGCAGAAAAGACAAAGTGGTGCTAGTGGAATGGTACAAGCATCTAATGTGTCTAGCGCACAGCTCACGAATCATTCCAACAAATGGTTGACTTCAAATAAAGAACTTCATG CATATGATGGCCCATTACAGTACACTATGTTTCAAACAAATACAGATGTAGGACCTTACGTAGAAAGAAAAGACAGTGAGGGAACAATTAAtg caGTAGTCGGTGATAGCTTATACGAGAGTTCCCAAAGCACTGATTTTGCCGATGACGAATCGTCACCTATAGATTTACATTCACCTGCAGAAACTCTACCATGTTCTTCACCACTTCGAGTAGCTCCATCGGAAGGAACTAACACTCTTACTAGTAGAGATAATAACTCTTct agtCCAGAATTGGAAGGGAATATAGTAGGTAATATCGAGCAGTTCGTATTACAACCAGCAAATAAACAAATGCATTACAAATGTCGAATAACACGCGATCGAAAGGGTGTGGACCGCGGTCTTTACCCGACTTATTTCTTGCACCTAGAACGTGATTATGGAAGAAAG ATTTTCCTGCTAGCCGCTCGAAAACGGAAAAGAAGTGCAACGAGCAATTACTTGATTTCGACCGATCCCACGGATATGTCGAGAGGAGGAGAATCTTACGTCGGTAAACTCCGCTCGAATCTTCTGGGGACACAATTCACAATTTACGACAACGGATACTCGTTGATGAAAGACGATAAGCGGGACGAACGTTCCAATCCACGACAGGAACTGGCCGCGGTGGTGTACGATACGAATGTTTTAGGTTTCAAAGGCCCGCGTAAGATGACTGTTATTATCCCGGGTATGATGCCCGACCAAAAACGAGTGGAAATATGCCCGCGGGTTGAATCGGAAACCTTGCTtg AACGATGGAAATTAAAACAGATGGATAATCTAATAGAGTTACATAACAAAACTCCCGTGTGGAATGACGATACGCAATCGTACGTACTTAACTTTCATGGGCGAGTAACTCAAGCATCCGTAAAAAATTTCCAAGTCGTCCACGACAGCGATG TGGACTACGTTATAATGCAATTTGGACGCGTCTCGGAGGACGTTTTCACAATGGATTACAGATTTCCCCTTTGTACAGTCCAGGCATTTGCCATCGCTCTGAGTAGTTTCGACAGTAAATTGGCATGTGAATAA
- the LOC105207645 gene encoding protein king tubby isoform X2, translating into MTSLDLRQQKLEQQRQLIAQKMKQKRQSGASGMVQASNVSSAQLTNHSNKWLTSNKELHAYDGPLQYTMFQTNTDVGPYVERKDSEGTINVVGDSLYESSQSTDFADDESSPIDLHSPAETLPCSSPLRVAPSEGTNTLTSRDNNSSSPELEGNIVGNIEQFVLQPANKQMHYKCRITRDRKGVDRGLYPTYFLHLERDYGRKIFLLAARKRKRSATSNYLISTDPTDMSRGGESYVGKLRSNLLGTQFTIYDNGYSLMKDDKRDERSNPRQELAAVVYDTNVLGFKGPRKMTVIIPGMMPDQKRVEICPRVESETLLERWKLKQMDNLIELHNKTPVWNDDTQSYVLNFHGRVTQASVKNFQVVHDSDVDYVIMQFGRVSEDVFTMDYRFPLCTVQAFAIALSSFDSKLACE; encoded by the exons ATGACATCTCTGGACTTGCGACAGCAGAAGCTGGAACAACAG AGGCAACTGATTGCGCAGAAGATGAAGCAGAAAAGACAAAGTGGTGCTAGTGGAATGGTACAAGCATCTAATGTGTCTAGCGCACAGCTCACGAATCATTCCAACAAATGGTTGACTTCAAATAAAGAACTTCATG CATATGATGGCCCATTACAGTACACTATGTTTCAAACAAATACAGATGTAGGACCTTACGTAGAAAGAAAAGACAGTGAGGGAACAATTAAtg TAGTCGGTGATAGCTTATACGAGAGTTCCCAAAGCACTGATTTTGCCGATGACGAATCGTCACCTATAGATTTACATTCACCTGCAGAAACTCTACCATGTTCTTCACCACTTCGAGTAGCTCCATCGGAAGGAACTAACACTCTTACTAGTAGAGATAATAACTCTTct agtCCAGAATTGGAAGGGAATATAGTAGGTAATATCGAGCAGTTCGTATTACAACCAGCAAATAAACAAATGCATTACAAATGTCGAATAACACGCGATCGAAAGGGTGTGGACCGCGGTCTTTACCCGACTTATTTCTTGCACCTAGAACGTGATTATGGAAGAAAG ATTTTCCTGCTAGCCGCTCGAAAACGGAAAAGAAGTGCAACGAGCAATTACTTGATTTCGACCGATCCCACGGATATGTCGAGAGGAGGAGAATCTTACGTCGGTAAACTCCGCTCGAATCTTCTGGGGACACAATTCACAATTTACGACAACGGATACTCGTTGATGAAAGACGATAAGCGGGACGAACGTTCCAATCCACGACAGGAACTGGCCGCGGTGGTGTACGATACGAATGTTTTAGGTTTCAAAGGCCCGCGTAAGATGACTGTTATTATCCCGGGTATGATGCCCGACCAAAAACGAGTGGAAATATGCCCGCGGGTTGAATCGGAAACCTTGCTtg AACGATGGAAATTAAAACAGATGGATAATCTAATAGAGTTACATAACAAAACTCCCGTGTGGAATGACGATACGCAATCGTACGTACTTAACTTTCATGGGCGAGTAACTCAAGCATCCGTAAAAAATTTCCAAGTCGTCCACGACAGCGATG TGGACTACGTTATAATGCAATTTGGACGCGTCTCGGAGGACGTTTTCACAATGGATTACAGATTTCCCCTTTGTACAGTCCAGGCATTTGCCATCGCTCTGAGTAGTTTCGACAGTAAATTGGCATGTGAATAA
- the LOC105207646 gene encoding differentially expressed in FDCP 6 homolog produces the protein MTHLLKNLTNSIWHAFNALQTDATNTVAKSKLKVLTANIGTLMDLYGVEKGLEHYRSTQNLTFDQYIYYIQKEVFSSITDATPIQTLKTLEEGIDEICWLVCKKIYLERSHPVFNNHSVYQLFRIYCLLAETESDATHSYPVMHGDEVAQIAAHLVMSLGLQWDATDFSALSAAIGVFRFSTFLAVLESKYSGDSTSDSMALTEAIDDLYQIYIENVVKKGYLMKKGFLLPTLRYFWFVLRPGELMYYKDPQQKEPSGLILLNANCWADALRTNGKPDRRFVLSTPEHRCIELMAEDYKGRLQWLAALQTAIRHSNEKISYQRNLANQRRSLRQATKQEKEETKLELQHERQARIAAEIQARKLETLSKEEGAKVQQLEDVKQKLEMLLQEEKQALRDEEIVRSLQARVLREEWEKREQLERLQQEQQELLEMEKIKRMEFEQMQKKNEQQLQEAELRLQQLEAEREHLDAELRAAREKVKRAEEAQLVLEAQIVRPLRGGERIRRTQSFIPTTKERPLSEKIDSRTLQKNI, from the exons ATGACCCATCTACTCAAAAATCTTACTAATAGTATCTGGCATGCGTTTAACGCACTACAGACCGATGCCACTAATACGGTTGCCAAATCCAAATTAAAG GTGTTGACAGCTAACATTGGTACATTGATGGATTTGTACGGTGTGGAAAAAGGCTTAGAGCATTACCGGAGTACACAGAATTTAACATTTGATCAGTACATCTATTATATACAGAAAGAA GTGTTCTCCTCTATAACCGATGCTACACCTATACAAACGTTGAAGACTCTGGAAGAAGGCATAGATGAAATTTGCTGGCTGGtttgtaaaaagatatatttggaAAGATCTCATCCAGTCTTTAACAATCATAGTGTTTACCAATTGTTCAGAATTTACTGTCTGTTGGCTGAAACAGAATCAGACGCGACGCATTCTTATCCG GTGATGCATGGCGATGAGGTGGCGCAAATTGCTGCTCATTTAGTAATGTCCTTAGGTTTGCAATGGGATGCGACAGATTTTTCGGCTCTATCAGCGGCTATCGGTGTATTTAG GTTTTCCACGTTTTTGGCGGTTTTGGAATCTAAATATAGTGGTGATAGTACTTCGGACAGTATGGCATTGACGGAGGCAATCGACGATCTTTACCAGATTTACATAGAGAATGTAGTGAAAAag gGGTATTTGATGAAAAAAGGTTTCTTGTTACCAACATTGCGGTATTTTTGGTTCGTGTTGCGCCCTGGTGAATTGATGTATTATAAAGATCCTCAACAAAAAGAGCCGTCTGGATTAATCCTACTGAATGCTAATTGTTGGGCCGATGCTTTGCGGACCAACGGAAAACCCGATAGAAGATTCGTGCTTAGCACCCCTGAACACAGATGCATAGAGCTAATGGCTGAGGATTACAAAGGTAGACTGCAATGGCTTGCAGCATTGCAAACGGCCATTCGGCATTCAAACGAGAAAATCAGCTATCAGAGAAATTTGGCCAACCAAAGAAGATCTTTGCGACaa GCTACCAAACAGGAAAAGGAAGAGACCAAGCTGGAACTTCAGCACGAGAGGCAAGCTAGAATCGCCGCCGAGATACAAGCTCGGAAATTAGAAACTCTGTCGAAGGAGGAAGGTGCCAAAGTTCAACAACTGGAAGATGTTAAACAGAAACTAGAAATGCTACTGCAAGAAGAAAAACAGGCTCTACGTGATGAGGAAATAG TACGAAGTTTACAAGCGAGAGTATTGCGTGAAGAATGGGAAAAAAGAGAGCAATTGGAAAGATTGCAGCAGGAGCAGCAGGAATTGCTGGAGATGGAGAAGATAAAAAGAATGGAATTTGAACAAATGCAGAAGAAAAACGAACAGCAATTGCaag AAGCCGAACTACGACTCCAGCAGCTAGAAGCAGAAAGAGAACATTTGGATGCCGAGTTACGCGCTGCACGTGAAAAGGTGAAACGCGCCGAAGAGGCTCAACTTGTGTTGGAAGCACAAATCGTGCGTCCCCTGAGAGGAGGTGAGAGGATCCGACGTACTCAGAGCTTTATACCGACAACGAAAGAGAGACCATTATCCGAGAAAATCGACAGCAGgacattgcaaaaaaatatatga
- the LOC105207798 gene encoding dynein regulatory complex subunit 2, with amino-acid sequence MPKKKKGKGSKLARMSDEERARYLQHRAELELEAKRRKQQLIAAFTKNKLKREEAFSRLNTAKINEQWRFILRRIKCKELHEDVEYLWSNFDRLMKTKDLVIQRLHNELEAADVDHRRLQEAHIQTMDLIIGKYKQKCMQLHEFFARERNRIVSDEMNELNRARKNLEQHCDQLQNIIFGQDKKIENVLMQTKTQNAVNIYSIVYLKEDSLSRLMHYVSYEVEELWQQLNETIIEYEKNTGDKRKQYEYLKEQDDVHRTDVAQYPKLQAQLQSTIKSLKQDMHALSQKREQSIKELNYQIVHLRKRAENMRQIFSMNQVLDTTQLKKLTIISSSVLKELQRISEKSSALLSLLKICSNLEPFSLTVQKYTLRDTGSRRAFTSCMSEPFDKLDKFWEQFNCIKSDNIFMKKECDKLTFENKQLRNTLRTYLLTISRVPTARSFTSTPI; translated from the exons ATGCCgaagaaaaagaagggaaagGGAAGCAAGTTAGCTCGCATGAGCGATGAAGAACGTGCTCGTTACTTACAGCATCGAGCCGAATTAGAGTTAGAGGCTAAACGACGTAAGCAACAGTTGATTGCAGCCTTTACTAAG AACAAGCTAAAACGCGAGGAAGCGTTCTCGCGATTAAACACTGCCAAGATCAATGAACAATGGCGATTCATTCTACGccgaataaaatgtaaagaacTTCATGAAGACGTGGAATACCTTTGGAGTAATTTCGATCGCCTAATGAAGACAAAAGATCTCGTGATACAGCGTTTACATAATGAGCTAGAAGCAGCCGACGTGGATCACAGAAGGCTGCAAGAGGCCCATATTCAAACGATGGATCTGATAATCG gGAAATACAAGCAGAAGTGCATGCAACTACACGAGTTCTTTGCGCGTGAACGCAATCGTATTGTTTCGGATGAGATGAATGAGTTAAATAGAGCACGAAAGAATTTAGAGCAGCACTGCGATCAGTTGCAGAATATAATTTTTGGACAAgataagaaaatagaaaatgtattaaTGCAAACGAAAACCCAGAACGCCGTTAATATATACAGCATTGTATACTTG aaagaagATTCCCTGTCGCGCTTGATGCATTACGTTTCCTATGAGGTCGAAGAATTGTGGCAACAACttaatgaaacaataattgAATACGAGAAAAATACAGGAGATAAAAGAAAGCAATACGAATACTTGAAAGAACAGGATGACGTTCATCGTACCGACGTGGCGCAATATCCAAAGCTGCAAGCGCAATTACAAAGCACGATTAAGAGTCTAAAACAGGATATGCACGCATTATCGCAGAAAAGGGAACAGAGTATAAAGGAATTGAACTATCAGATTGTGCATCTGAGGAAGAGAGCCGAAAATATGAGACAGATATTTTCTATGAATCAAGTGCTGGATACAACTCAGCTGAAGAAACTGACTATTATTAGCTCTAGCGTcctaaaa GAACTACAGAGGATTTCTGAAAAAAGCTCGGCGTTactatcattattaaaaatatgttcaaatttGGAACCATTCTCACTGACCGTTCAAAAGTACACTTTACGCGATACAGGATCCAGAAGAGCTTTTACGAGTTGC ATGTCAGAGCCGTTTGACAAATTGGACAAGTTTTGGGAACagtttaattgtattaaatccgacaatattttcatgaaaaagGAGTGCGATAAACTGACTTTCGAGAACAAGCAATTAAGAAATACTTTACGTACATATCTCTTAACTATTTCTAGAGTTCCTACCGCAAGATCATTCACGTCTActcctatataa
- the LOC105207647 gene encoding THO complex subunit 5 homolog, with translation MGKENESDSVKKRRKSVSANSGTSIKEGDMYKTIISYEEKEAIERSSENDSECFLATCNDIRAAMTKIAKLKSSGDANKDEIRELQIQTSLAFVELKKLNRMEKFRTKSARDSLVAAKSSVDSKHLHLQNLLYEVMHLKKEVIKCLQFKSKDELIELVSEEEFLKEAPESISRPEITKNNPHQLRLARLEWELTQRKQLAALCDELTESKKAVASSIETKQTRLDNLAPQLRSILEASKPLQESLGLPLDKIRQEHQKASLLASPLYVLYAKASAYRDAYDSTLLVKVEGDEDEAKRANNHDGLQESDSDPENQSENIIEETPVHKKRHHRLSREARQEEKRSKLLQRHPLHVKIVITLKKETRLTLHFYYTIHLKVITVESKLETEDLGGISAGDMLVSESVLRELYPRDLGLESPNPANQYQLSRHNLGPFSSLGLGIPYKWAQRMAGLHFVSSDANEPQQKLTSQELAQDCVESVLKEIKRRIKARLDLCMEIRQLESGNLPIFISTTDPVPQKISTSLHRFTTMTWKSYSNYVASPEFYQRGLILSVDIFYEAVLRRGSSELVARIAIKPDYPKIAPVFNISVSPSVPASADIIRDIEREVNVMWTKSPTLTAQIQRLRACFDIYLETESMVPKEKIFFHPVRGRTRARPYKYLPLGGGIFTHR, from the exons ATGGGAAAGGAGAACGAATCGGACAGTgtgaaaaaaaggagaaagtcCGTAAGCGCGAACAGCGGAACGTCGATAAAGGAAGGAGATATGTACaag acgATAATCAGTTATGAAGAAAAGGAAGCTATTGAGAGATCATCCGAGAATGATTCTGAATGCTTTTTGGCAACCTGCAATGATATTCGAGCGGCAATGACTAAAATAGCTAAATTGAAGTCCAGTGGTGATGCAAAT aaagaTGAAATTCGTGAACTGCAAATTCAAACGTCCCTGGCTTTCGTAGAACTAAAGAAGCTAAATCGCATGGAAAAATTTCGTACAAAGTCTGCACGCGACTCCTTGGTTGCTGCAAAAAGTAGCGTAGACAGCAAACATCTGCATTTACAGAATCTATTGTACGAAGTGATGCATTTGAAGAAAGAAGTTATTAAATGCCTTCagttcaa ATCTAAAGATGAATTGATAGAACTTGTTTCAGAAGAGGAATTTCTTAAAGAAGCTCCAGAAAGCATTTCACGacct GAAATAACAAAGAATAATCCTCATCAATTGAGACTGGCTCGTTTGGAATGGGAATTGACTCAACGAAAGCAATTGGCAGCCTTGTGTGATGAATTGACAGAGAGTAAAAAGGCAGTAGCATCTAGTATTGAAACGAAACAGACTCGTTTGGATAATCTCGCGCCGCAACTGCGTTCTATATTAGAA gCAAGTAAACCGTTACAAGAAAGTCTTGGATTGCCATTAGACAAAATTCGCCAGGAGCATCAAAAGGCTTCGTTGCTCGCATCACCGCTTTATGTATTGTACGCGAAGGCATCTGCTTACAGGGATGCTTATG ATAGTACATTGCTGGTCAAAGTGGAAGGTGACGAGGACGAAGCAAAACGCGCGAACAATCATGATGGTTTACAAGAGTCTGATTCGGATCCTGAAAATCAATCTGAAAATATCATAGAAGAAACGCCTGTGCATAAGAAAAGGCATCACAGATTATCTCGCGAAGCCAGGCAAGAAGAAAAGCGATCCAAACTATTGCAGCGACATCCGTTGCATGTAAAAATAGTTATCACATTAAAAA AGGAGACAAGGCTGACTcttcacttttattatacaatacatttgAAAGTCATAACAGTCGAGTCGAAACTCGAAACGGAAGACCTGGGAGGTATTAGTGCTGG ggACATGCTAGTATCCGAGTCAGTTCTTCGCGAATTGTATCCGCGAGATTTAGGATTGGAGAGTCCGAATCCCGCTAATCAGTATCAGTTGTCGCGACATAACTTGGGACCATTTTCGTCTCTAGGATTAGGCATTCCCTACAAATGGGCACAAAGAATGGCTGGTTTACACTTTGTTTCATCTGATGCGAACGAACCACAACAAAAG CTTACGAGTCAAGAATTGGCACAAGACTGTGTGGAGAGTgtgttaaaagaaattaaacggCGCATAAAAGCGAGACTGGATTTATGTATGGAAATACGACAACTAGAATCCGGCAATCTGCCAATCTTTATCAGTACAACAGATCCTGTGCCGCAAAAGATCTCGACATCATTGCATCGATTCACGACTATGACTTGGAAAAGTTACTCGAACTATGTCGCTTCACCGGAATTTTATCAGCGGGGATTGATTTTGTCTGTTGACATCTTTTATGAAGCTGTACTTCGTCGTGGCAGTA GCGAGCTTGTGGCCAGGATCGCTATCAAGCCAGATTACCCGAAGATAGCACCAGTATTTAACATAAGTGTCAGTCCATCAGTGCCAGCGTCTGCTGATATCATCAGAGACATCGAAAGGGAAGTCAATGTGATGTGGACCAAGTCCCCGACGTTGACGGCGCAAATACAACGGCTGAGAGCATGTTTCGATATATATCTAGAGACTGAGAGTATGGTACCGAAGGAGAAAATATTCTTCCATCCTGTGAGAGGACGAACTCGCGCTCGACCGTACAAATATCTGCCACTGGGAGGAGGTATATTCactcatcgttga